In a genomic window of Saccharomyces kudriavzevii IFO 1802 strain IFO1802 genome assembly, chromosome: 2:
- the RPL23A gene encoding 60S ribosomal protein uL14 (similar to Saccharomyces cerevisiae RPL23A (YBL087C) and RPL23B (YER117W); ancestral locus Anc_7.417) gives MSGNGAQGTKFRISLGLPVGAIMNCADNSGARNLYVIAVKGSGSRLNRLPAASLGDMVMATVKKGKPELRKKVMPAIVVRQAKSWRRRDGVFLYFEDNAGVIANPKGEMKGSAITGPVGKECADLWPRVASNSGVVV, from the exons ATGTCTGGTAACGGTGCTCAAGGTACTAAGTTTAGAATTTCA TTAGGTCTACCAGTCGGTGCCATCATGAACTGTGCTGACAACAGTGGTGCCAGAAACTTGTACGTTATTGCCGTCAAAGGTTCCGGCTCTAGATTGAACAGATTACCAGCCGCCTCCTTAGGTGATATGGTTATGGCCACTGTTAAAAAGGGTAAGCCAGAATTAAGAAAGAAGGTTATGCCAGCTATCGTTGTCCGTCAAGCCAAGTCCTGGAGAAGAAGGGACGGTGTCTTCTTGTACTTCGAAGATAACGCCGGTGTCATTGCCAATCCAAAGGGTGAAATGAAGGGTTCTGCCATCACTGGTCCAGTCGGTAAGGAATGTGCCGATTTATGGCCAAGAGTTGCATCCAACTCCGGTGTTGTTGTGTAA
- the SKDI02G0240 gene encoding uncharacterized protein (similar to Saccharomyces cerevisiae YBL086C; ancestral locus Anc_7.414), with the protein MPFNHNSKAKRPKFLLDLQIRELVNIPQSSGYCYTKWRLKDGTGTSGHKLAPDGENQSTSTQSRGATKHVRVQHHRAQWNYSLDKPTLVKLRLDKNGRFVKKTLILEVFFEFADANSTLTSSSGSNGKLKKTTHANTTALTAIGNNSYSQKITGKLLLGTVDIDITEYVKEDETPTTNRFLLKHSKVNSIINVSLQLKLVRGSYEDFDISKSFTNGQLANYRPGINTILDNTSELSSPTSTTNQTSHQNTFSNANGTGASLGKPNFNGTGNSTYVKSPVSPSNKSSGATTKRGLSTTISSSMTPLVESLYQKTFKLPWDPRPGEFTPRECVEDILQGGNGWAKNEKGINLIDLQALRLNEMEEEYYNPNYGNTTGNKASSWPPNPSDDGYSTMGKREYLEKKQNWSHMSRAQRAKLRTHNDDDHENIANGKESNDSNEVIEDNNPTDFLTDRIRENKSWSITTPTA; encoded by the coding sequence ATGCCCTTTAATCATAATAGTAAGGCAAAAAGACCGAAATTCCTATTAGATCTCCAAATTAGGGAACTGGTTAATATTCCTCAATCCTCCGGTTATTGTTACACAAAATGGCGTCTAAAGGACGGAACAGGTACATCGGGACATAAGTTGGCTCCGGATGGTGAGAATCAGTCCACTTCGACTCAGAGTAGAGGTGCAACGAAGCACGTACGTGTGCAGCATCATAGAGCACAATGGAACTATTCACTAGACAAACCAACTCTTGTAAAGCTCCGTCTGGATAAAAATGGCAGATTTGTGAAGAAGACCTTGATACTGgaggttttttttgaattcgcCGATGCGAATTCCACATTAACCTCTAGTTCTGGCTCCAATGgcaaattgaagaaaaccacGCATGCTAACACCACTGCGCTAACGGCTATTGGAAACAACTCATATTCTCAAAAGATAACGGGTAAATTGCTGTTAGGGACAGTAGACATAGACATAACAGAATATGTCAAGGAAGATGAAACTCCGACAACAAACAGATTCCTCCTGAAACATTCTAAGGTCAACTCTATCATTAACGTCTCGCTGCAATTAAAGCTAGTCAGAGGTTCttatgaagattttgacatttcaaaatcctTTACTAACGGCCAACTCGCTAATTACAGGCCGGGGATAAATACTATACTGGATAACACATCTGAATTGTCCAGCCCTACATCAACGACGAATCAGACGTCGCACCAGAATACCTTTTCTAATGCAAATGGTACTGGTGCTTCACTAGGGAAACCAAATTTCAATGGGACAGGAAATAGCACATATGTCAAATCCCCGGTATCTCCCAGCAACAAAAGCAGTGGAGCGACAACAAAGCGGGGACTTTCTACAACGATATCGTCCTCCATGACCCCGTTGGTTGAGAGCTTATATCAGAAGACGTTCAAACTGCCTTGGGATCCAAGGCCAGGGGAATTCACACCAAGAGAATGTGTAGAGGATATTTTGCAAGGCGGAAACGGTTGGGCTAAGAACGAGAAAGGTATAAATCTGATTGATTTACAGGCATTAAGGTTGAAcgaaatggaagaagagTATTACAACCCAAATTATGGCAATACCACCGGGAACAAAGCAAGTAGTTGGCCTCCAAACCCAAGCGATGACGGTTACAGTACTATGGgcaaaagagaatatctggagaaaaaacaaaactgGAGCCACATGTCGCGCGCACAACGTGCAAAGCTGAGAACACATAATGACGACGATCACGAGAATATAGCTAACGGTAAAGAGAGTAACGACAGTAACGAAGTTATCGAAGATAACAACCCTACAGACTTCTTAACGGACAGAATAAGAGAAAACAAGAGCTGGTCTATAACCACCCCGACGGCATAA
- the TEL1 gene encoding DNA-binding protein kinase TEL1 (similar to Saccharomyces cerevisiae TEL1 (YBL088C); ancestral locus Anc_7.418), with protein MDDHVIVETLKLLSSTRIKERNDALDELTTVLKEDPERIPTKTLPATAEALIELLTSEHTKYCELLRNLTDSTRNKLSLSESRLSTISYVLRLLVEKTCARFKVKVLKLLLAIIPGLMVKEGSKSLLDAVSVHLSFALDALIKSDPFKLKFMVHQWVSLIEKICKYFRWQMRISIQDKTLTNFVSILLNLLALDTVGIYQVTRTITWTVIDFLRLNKKENGNTRLIMSLINQLILKCHCLSIIDIVMLIKEVWSYNLTIGCTSNELIQDQLSLFDVMSSELMNHKIPFMIGQENYAEELLSESLMSLYREYILLRLSDYKPQSFTVDYIKFSSLQDSRDEKSWFKLHDFELRDENGTSVWLRILGITKSLLTYFKLGNKNENKSLLFKRRKCDSDIPSILLISEDMDTFLIHLLEEKSSHRLELIGLQLCSFYGALNDFTKGFTNQLKELLFSKFEKIQSFNWICFTFIPLLSQEKCEVSDDDMTRLFKVCLPLVKSRESCQISCLLLANAIKFSRKLLSDEKTINQIYDLYELSDISGPILISNESFMLWGYLQYFGKDFQAMNGMSSSDKIFDWLDSKWNQLRGTDDKQDQFCNFLSWLGNKYDTKDPFNDKKCRRTVPLSPRLNECCYAWQHFQEQREFLLGVKREEKSKCSNTPFFNLPKVALNPTRYNETLYRLLVNIDNEVLLSPIERFIWAVELLQIVDNLCGDSTFSEFILAYKRTISMIIPHLSFDNQSSYCIFFEEILSIQTTNVDHLVFDRIDMKGIVNDFVKIERNKSQTGTAITNNLEVSSKDATCDISSYATEIRFQGPYHSIMDKAFQAYLWSSEGKSISERLMAILEFSNCITTDLLISCLGAVCKWLKQTIANISSYSKILEEFTEALGEKLLCNHYGSSNQAMLLLASYIEAIRPQWLLYPDNPLNSDCNDILDWIISRFEDNSFTGVTPTVNLSKLLLSLLQNHNLSHGLVRGGKQRIFATFTKCLQRIDPSTIISEMNIISNYMSQVSYKNQSIIFSEVKKLFGSPQESLEKSAFYSLAMSKLSVVSYPSLVFSLEDMMSYSGFNHTRMFIKHALNKITNDLGHRNLTELFEFCKFDLIMYWFNKIKVSTADIETEWDVSLFGFVGIHEFLAKYFVEVSAIYFSHGFNQRKVSDMLHKITGHDDAFLVDSCYYLCIPLAFVSGGVKELIFEILPQISGKSTVKHHRKYRLLMLKWIISFIDLGSLTEVMSMVGKEYADSYLSEFLFENSTASMRYQYPLNIPLILGANLIQKHFSDEKNNVQEFKLLFLSVVTDLEKASTYTGKIRCARELKFLFVLYENILVQSPILNFIIMRLSKFLIDIQIHDEIITAFSSFLNLADKNMLKIERSLSNLFCKIFIYLRENDKELSPSFQRAIKLISNWDLIKTKIWKYCLDAILGNMVQDDIYENAEPLEENDCDLDDVILLSLLFSRARKPVASRIDCSLSYAFARNILKHHVPKEYLSMNFKLWFASLSRNISRREVQMESSSRLTDDFHLKSLEAVFHHPGLPYTIYKRISMFNKQAESYDSTEIFFLSECILTFLVGFSVENSGSEFCLTDEMLDENKDKATSLDKDVLNAIYPLVGDIEMDAFVRDCYASQDEPYNCWIAKFSCGLIRHISFNIPHIVCLYPLCKASSAFCESAFKDLFFISMTYDPKSCLRWSDQIFSQLTLLVNVRDSKMKLKLLFGIIKMVRMGSRYKERNCLRAYSGLNLENICQISLRIGESKFGYLLFEEVNMQETREMNINTLQKIYESINDSDFIAGLPVPHSIEGVLNSINRIESNTWKRFLFNNADFDANYTRSLKEEKEPLIKATEESGFYGLTSLLEGKNSRSSDIYKWHLELGNWKLLSPKVINSKAKGLYYAIKSVPRDVDSARKSLEKSLLTIFDSREYFSNQDEWMDTLNAIIEFIKIASTSQNDASLPRTMKFIMEADKEKLKAIDFCDHKVTLKGRYTLMNVLSKNALEENVKYSQYIHLGSVIQLANYIQLAIANDASQDALRNATLMSNVIKNTATLYEDSSVLSQIERLASYVSANALWESREYKTPVMIMRDLLDRDALDLSKSMLYRNFKSLLDVPIDQIKARLVKWSSESRLESAAAIYEENIVNWDISVDDHESCSDVFYTLGNFLDEQVQKLQSNGEIEDREHRSHTGRTTLKALELIYKNTKLPENERKDAKRHYNRVILRHNRDSEILKALLLQKEKFLWHALHFYLNTLVFSNKYDNDVIDKFCGLWFENDDNRKINQLLYKEIGTIPSWKFLPWVNQIASKISMEDNEFQKPLQLTMKRLLYKLPYDSLYSVISILLYDKQSNKDSSISQKIQAVKKILLELQGYDKGAFAKEYLFPVQEFCEMSVELANLKFSQNTKKLHLANLKIGQYWLNQLTLERLPLPTSHFSIQSSVDGRKARPYIVSANETVSITTTGLSLPKIITFNISDGTIQRVLMKGSNDDLRQDAIMEQVFQQVNKILQNDKVLRKLDLGIRTYKVVPLGPKAGIIEFVANSTSLHQILSKLHKDDKIPFDQARKAMKAVQTKPNKERLKTYLKITDGIRPQLRNFFFDSFPDPCDWFEAKKKYTKGIAASSIVGYILGLGDRHLNNILLDCSTGEPIHIDLGIAFDQGRLLPIPELVPFRLTRDIVDGFGVTGVDGLFRRSCERVYAVLRKDYIKVMCVLNILKWDPLYSWVMSPVKKYEHMFGEENEVISAFDDISKFMATSDKNENQESYRALKGVEEKLMGNGLSVESSIQDLIQQATDSSNLSVIYMGWSPFY; from the coding sequence ATGGATGATCACGTAATAGTTGAAACTTTGAAGTTGTTATCATCGACAAGAATTAAAGAGAGAAACGATGCTTTGGACGAGTTAACAACGGTTTTAAAAGAAGATCCTGAAAGAATACCGACAAAGACCTTGCCCGCAACAGCGGAAGCTCTGATAGAGCTACTTACATCCGAGCACACAAAATATTGTGAACTTCTTCGAAATTTGACAGACTcaacaagaaataaactATCACTAAGTGAGAGCAGACTATCTACGATATCGTACGTTTTGAGGTTACTCGTAGAGAAAACATGCGCAAGATTTAAGGTAAAAGTGTTAAAGCTACTCTTAGCAATCATACCTGGACTAATGGTCAAAGAGGGATCTAAAAGTTTATTGGATGCAGTTTCAGTCCATTTATCATTTGCTCTAGATGCTTTAATCAAAAGTGATCCTTTCAAACTGAAGTTCATGGTTCATCAGTGGGTATCTTTAATTGAGAAAATTTGTAAGTATTTCAGGTGGCAAATGCGAATATCTATACAAGATAAAACGTTGACTAATTTTGTATCAATTCTACTGAACCTGTTGGCGTTGGACACAGTTGGTATATATCAAGTGACAAGGACAATTACTTGGACAGTGATAGATTTTCTGAGGCTcaataaaaaggaaaatggaaaCACCAGATTAATAATGTCTTTGATCAACCAACTGATCTTAAAATGTCACTGCTTAAGCATAATTGATATAGTTATGCTCATAAAGGAAGTGTGGAGTTACAATCTCACGATTGGCTGTACTTCTAATGAATTAATACAAGATCAATTATCACTGTTCGATGTTATGTCGAGTGAACTAATGAACCACAAAATCCCCTTTATGATTGGCCAAGAAAATTATGCTGAAGAGCTTCTTTCTGAATCTCTTATGTCTCTATACCGtgaatatattcttttacGTTTGAGTGACTACAAGCCTCAATCATTTACGGTAGACTACATAAAGTTTTCAAGCCTTCAAGATTCAAGGGATGAAAAGTCATGGTTTAAACTTCATGACTTTGAACTTAGGGATGAAAATGGTACATCAGTTTGGTTAAGAATACTAGGCATtacaaaatcattattgaCATATTTTAAACTGGGcaacaaaaatgaaaataagtCATTACtattcaaaagaaggaagtGTGATTCTGATATACCTTCTATTCTACTAATATCAGAAGATATGGACACATTTCTTATCCATCTGTTAGAGGAGAAAAGCTCTCACAGATTGGAATTGATAGGGTTACAGCTGTGCTCATTTTATGGTGCTCTGAATGATTTCACTAAGGGTTTTACAAACCAGCTAAAAGAACttctgttttcaaaatttgaaaagattcaaTCATTTAATTGGATTTGTTTCACATTCATTCCTTTATTATCGCAAGAAAAGTGCGAGGTGAGCGATGATGACATGACACGCTTATTTAAAGTTTGCTTGCCACTAGTGAAATCGAGGGAATCTTGCCAAATCAGCTGTCTTTTGTTGGCTAACGCCATTAAGTTCTCGAGAAAGCTTTTATCCGATGAGAAAACCATCAATCAAATCTATGATCTCTACGAATTATCTGATATTTCAGGTCCCATTTTGATTTCTAACGAGTCATTCATGCTATGGGGGTACCTTCAGTATTTTGGTAAAGATTTTCAGGCTATGAATGGTATGTCATCCTCCGATAAAATTTTCGATTGGTTGGACTCGAAATGGAATCAGCTCCGTGGAACTGATGATAAGCAGGATCAATTTTGCAATTTCCTATCCTGGTTAGGTAATAAATATGATACAAAAGACCCATTTAATGACAAAAAGTGCAGAAGAACAGTACCACTTTCACCGCGTTTGAATGAATGTTGTTACGCTTGGCAGCATTTTCAAGAGCAGCGAGAATTTCTTCTCGGAGTAAAACGAGAggagaaatcaaaatgttcaaaCACACCCTTCTTTAATTTACCTAAAGTTGCCTTGAATCCTACACGATACAACGAAACTCTTTACAGGTTGTTGGTAAATATTGACAATGAAGTACTGCTATCGCCTATAGAACGGTTTATATGGGCAGTTGAATTGCTGCAAATCGTGGATAATCTCTGTGGGGATTCCACTTTTTCTGAGTTCATCTTGGCGtataaaagaacaatcTCAATGATTATTCCACATCTTAGTTTTGATAATCAAAGCTCCTACTGCATCTTCTTCGAGGAAATTCTATCAATACAGACCACAAATGTAGACCATTTAGTATTTGACAGGATTGATATGAAAGGGATCGTCAATGATTTTGTCAAGATAGAGAGAAACAAATCTCAAACAGGAACTGCTATCACTAATAATCTTGAAGTCTCATCAAAAGACGCTACATGCGATATCAGTTCATATGCAACAGAAATCAGGTTCCAGGGACCTTATCATTCGATAATGGATAAAGCATTTCAAGCTTACCTATGGTCCTCGGAGGGCAAAAGTATTTCAGAGCGTTTAATGGCTATATTGGAATTTTCTAACTGTATTACTACCGATTTACTTATATCTTGTCTCGGTGCTGTCTGCAAATGGTTAAAACAAACGATTGCAAACATCTCTTCCTATAGCAAGattttggaagaatttaCAGAAGCTCTGGGTGAGAAGTTGCTTTGCAATCACTACGGTTCATCTAATCAGGCGATGCTTTTACTTGCATCATATATTGAGGCAATAAGACCCCAATGGCTATTGTATCCTGATAATCCGTTGAATTCAGATTGTAATGATATCTTAGACTGGATAATatcaagatttgaagacaATTCTTTCACTGGCGTTACTCCTACTGTTAATCTATCCAAGTTACTCCTCAGCTTACTTCAAAACCATAACCTTTCCCATGGTTTGGTTAGAGGTGGGAAACAAAGAATTTTTGCCACATTTACTAAGTGCTTACAAAGGATAGATCCCTCCACCATTATCAGTGAAATGAATATCATTTCAAATTATATGAGCCAAGTGAGTTATAAAAACCAAAGCATCATATTTTCTGAAGTTAAAAAGTTGTTTGGCTCCCCTCAGGAAAgccttgaaaaatctgctttttattcacTTGCAATGTCCAAGTTATCAGTGGTTTCTTATCCAAGCTTAGTGTTTTCGTTGGAAGATATGATGTCATACTCAGGTTTTAATCATACTCGCATGTTTATCAAGCATGCTCTAAACAAAATTACGAATGACCTGGGCCATCGAAATCTTACAGAGCTGTTTGAATTTTGCAAGTTTGATTTAATCATGTACTGGTTTAACAAGATAAAAGTTTCCACTGCTGATATTGAAACTGAATGGGATGTATCCCTTTTTGGATTTGTTGGCATACATGAATTTTtagcaaaatattttgtagAAGTTTCTGCCATTTATTTCTCCCACGGTTTTAACCAAAGAAAAGTCTCAGACATGTTACACAAAATTACTGGGCATGATGATGCCTTCCTGGTGGATAGTTGTTATTACTTGTGTATTCCACTCGCTTTTGTCAGCGGCGGTGTGAAGGAATtaatatttgaaatattaCCCCAAATATCAGGAAAGTCAACGGTGAAACATCACCGGAAGTATCGCTTACTGATGTTAAAGTGGATTATAAGCTTCATAGACTTGGGATCGCTTACGGAAGTTATGTCAATGGTCGGAAAAGAATATGCAGATTCGTACCTTTCTGAATTTCTATTTGAAAACTCTACCGCTTCTATGAGATACCAATATCCACTTAATATACCCTTGATCTTGGGAGCAAATTTGATACAGAAGCACTTTTCtgatgagaaaaataatgttCAAGAATTCAAGCTGTTGTTTCTTTCAGTCGTTACCGATCTTGAAAAAGCATCGACTTACACAGGAAAAATACGATGTGCAAGAGAGTtgaagtttctttttgtgCTTTACGAGAATATACTGGTACAGTCACCAATTTTAAACTTTATTATAATGCggctttcaaaattcttaaTTGACATACAAATCCATGATGAAATAATTACAGCATTCAGCTCATTTTTGAACCTCGCTGACAAAAATATGCTCAAGATAGAGCGATCCTTGTCCAACTTATTCTGcaaaatcttcatttaTTTGAGAGAAAACGACAAAGAGCTTAGTCCATCTTTTCAGCGGGCCATAAAACTAATTTCAAACTGGGATCTCATCAAAAcaaagatttggaaatACTGCCTTGATGCAATATTAGGAAATATGGTTCAAGATGATATCTATGAAAATGCAGAACCATTGGAAGAGAACGACTGTGATTTGGATGACGTTATACTGCTTTCCTTACTCTTTTCACGAGCTAGGAAACCGGTAGCCTCGAGAATTGACTGTTCCCTTTCTTATGCATTCGCACGTAACATTTTAAAACATCATGTTCCAAAGGAATACCTCAGCATGAACTTCAAATTATGGTTTGCAAGcctttcaagaaatatttcACGGAGAGAGGTTCAAATGGAAAGCTCTTCAAGGTTAACCGAtgattttcatttgaaaagcCTGGAGGCAGTATTTCATCATCCTGGGTTACCGTATACGATATACAAACGTATTTCAATGTTCAATAAGCAAGCCGAGTCATATGATTCTACGGAgatattctttctttccgaGTGTATTCTAACGTTCTTGGTAGGCTTCTCAGTAGAAAATAGTGGGAGTGAATTTTGCCTTACGGACGAAATGTTGGATGAGAACAAAGACAAGGCTACCTCATTGGATAAGGACGTATTGAACGCTATATATCCGTTGGTTGGCGATATCGAAATGGATGCATTCGTACGCGATTGTTATGCGTCACAAGACGAACCATATAACTGCTGGATAGCAAAGTTCTCCTGTGGTTTGATTCGTCACATCTCGTTTAATATACCACACATTGTTTGCTTGTATCCTTTATGCAAAGCATCAAGTGCTTTCTGTGAATCTGCATTTAaagatttgttttttatttcaatgACATATGATCCGAAAAGTTGTTTGAGGTGGAGTGATCAAATCTTTTCCCAGCTAACATTATTAGTGAATGTTAGAGATTCtaaaatgaaattaaaaCTGCTCTTTGGTATAATTAAAATGGTAAGAATGGGTTCAAGATACAAAGAACGGAACTGCTTGCGTGCATATTCTGGCTTAAACCTAGAAAACATTTGTCAGATTTCTCTTCGAATAGGAGAATCCAAATTTGgctatttattatttgagGAAGTGAACATGCAAGAAACCAGAGAGATGAATATAAATACTCTCCAGAAAATCTATGAGTCCATTAATGATAGCGACTTTATAGCAGGTTTACCTGTTCCTCACTCAATAGAAGGAGTTTTGAATTCCATCAACAGAATTGAATCAAACACATGGAAgcgttttcttttcaataatgcTGATTTTGACGCTAATTATACCCGttcattgaaagaagaaaaagaaccaTTAATTAAGGCCACTGAAGAGAGCGGCTTCTACGGATTGACGAGTCTATTGGAGGGTAAAAATTCACGATCCAGCGATATTTATAAATGGCACTTAGAGTTAGGGAATTGGAAATTATTATCTCCTAAAGTTATTAACTCCAAAGCGAAAGGCTTATACTACGCTATAAAAAGTGTACCTCGAGATGTTGATTCCGCCAGAAAAAGCCTAGAGAAATCGTTATTAACAATTTTTGACTCTCGAGAGTATTTTTCTAACCAAGACGAATGGATGGATACTTTAAACGCCATTATTGAATTCATAAAAATAGCATCAACTTCACAAAATGACGCTTCTTTACCGCGCACAATGAAATTTATCATGGAGGCTGACAAGGAGAAGCTAAAGGCTATAGATTTTTGTGATCACAAAGTAACTTTGAAAGGTAGGTACACTCTAATGAACGTGCTTTCCAAGAATGCGTTAGAGGAAAATGTAAAATACTCACAATATATACACCTTGGGTCTGTTATTCAACTCGCTAATTATATCCAGTTAGCGATTGCTAACGATGCATCTCAGGATGCGCTACGAAATGCAACTTTGATGAGCAACGTAATTAAAAATACCGCAACATTGTATGAAGATTCTTCAGTATTATCTCAAATTGAGAGATTAGCAAGCTACGTGTCTGCCAATGCACTTTGGGAATCTCGAGAATATAAAACGCCTGTAATGATAATGAGGGACCTGCTAGATCGTGATGCACTAGATCTTAGCAAAAGTATGCTCTACAGAAACTTCAAATCACTTCTCGATGTCCCCATTGACCAAATAAAAGCTCGCTTGGTAAAATGGAGTTCCGAATCTAGGCTTGAATCAGCTGCTGCAATAtacgaagaaaatattgttaATTGGGATATAAGTGTCGATGACCACGAATCATGTTCTGATGTTTTTTATACGCTCGggaattttcttgatgaacAGGTGCAAAAGTTACAATCAAATGGGGAGATCGAAGATAGGGAACATAGGTCGCATACTGGGAGGACTACCTTGAAAGCTTTAGAATTGATATACAAGAACACTAAATTACCAGAaaacgaaagaaaagatgcAAAGAGGCACTACAATCGTGTCATTCTGCGGCACAATAGAGATTCCGAGATATTAAAAGCGttacttcttcaaaaggaGAAGTTTTTATGGCACGCACTCCATTTTTATCTCAACACCTTAGTTTTCAGTAATAAATATGATAATGATGTCATAGATAAGTTTTGTGGTTTAtggtttgaaaatgatgataacaGAAAGATCAATCAACTGCTTTACAAGGAGATCGGGACAATACCAAGCTGGAAGTTTTTACCTTGGGTCAATCAGATAgcatcaaaaatttctatggaagataatgaatttCAGAAGCCATTGCAGCTGACTATGAAACGGCTTCTTTACAAACTGCCATATGATTCTCTCTATTCAGTCATCAGTATATTGCTGTATGACAAGCAATCTAATAAGGACTCCAGCATATCGCAAAAAATCCAAGCTGTTAAGAAAATACTTTTAGAGTTGCAAGGATATGACAAAGGTGCATTCGCGAAAGAGTACCTATTTCCTGTGCAAGAGTTCTGTGAAATGTCAGTAGAATTAGCAAATCTTAAATTTTCCCAGAATACAAAGAAGTTACACTTAGCCAATTTGAAGATTGGCCAATATTGGTTGAACCAGCTGACCTTGGAAAGGCTTCCATTACCAACTAGCCATTTTTCCATCCAGAGTTCCGTCGACGGAAGAAAAGCCCGTCCTTATATTGTGTCTGCTAATGAAACGGTAAGTATCACTACTACGGGATTGTCCCTGCCGAAAATAATTACCTTTAACATTTCTGACGGTACAATACAGAGGGTTTTGATGAAAGGTAGTAATGATGATTTGAGACAAGATGCAATTATGGAACAGGTATTTCAGCAGGTtaataaaattttacaGAATGATAAAGTATTAAGAAAATTAGATCTTGGCATTAGAACATATAAAGTAGTTCCATTGGGGCCAAAGGCGGGCATCATTGAATTCGTCGCAAATTCAACATCATTACATCAAATTTTGAGTAAGCTACACAAAGATGATAAAATCCCATTTGATCAAGCAAGGAAGGCTATGAAAGCAGTTCAAACAAAACCAAATAAAGAGAGGTTGAAAACTTACCTTAAAATTACTGACGGAATAAGGCCTCAACTAAGaaacttctttttcgatTCTTTTCCCGACCCATGCGATTGGTTCgaagccaagaaaaaatacacaAAAGGCATTGCCGCCAGCTCCATTGTCGGATATATATTAGGCCTCGGTGATAGACATTTGAACAATATCTTACTTGATTGTTCTACAGGAGAGCCTATTCATATAGATTTGGGAATTGCGTTCGACCAAGGTAGACTGCTACCCATTCCAGAATTAGTTCCTTTCAGATTGACTAGGGATATTGTTGATGGATTTGGAGTCACGGGTGTCGACGGGTTATTTAGACGGAGTTGTGAAAGAGTCTACGCTGTGCTGAGAAAGGATTACATTAAAGTAATGTGCgttttgaatatcttgAAATGGGATCCACTATATTCATGGGTAATGTCACCGGTTAAGAAATATGAACACATGTTTggggaagaaaatgaagttaTTTCCGCATTCGATGATATCAGTAAATTCATGGCTACCAGTGACAAGaatgaaaatcaagagtCCTATAGAGCTCTTAAGGGAGTCGAAGAAAAACTCATGGGCAATGGTTTGAGTGTAGAATCTAGCATACAAGATTTAATCCAGCAAGCCACAGATTCTTCAAACTTGAGCGTCATATATATGGGATGGTCACCGTTTTATTAA